In Arcanobacterium wilhelmae, the following are encoded in one genomic region:
- a CDS encoding alpha-1,4-glucan--maltose-1-phosphate maltosyltransferase: protein MSRPLSSEVPSDPLAHTPEPATTPGGEPRSKAKHAATPVKGPVSHTSPSAPSGAVPASVLGSSAPAGNPFGVPQPAPFAPVGRIPIVDISPKLADGAWAVKGTEHEAFPVRATIFREGHDLFAAEAVLVDPQGHVAQRVPMVDIAPGLRRHEAWLTPTAPGRWTFYISAWSDPWATWRHNAEIKLAAGQDIELVFLEGQALLARAAKGAPASSGEHETFLAAGAATMNTQATARERYASATNPSVLAALEKYPLRDLESHSASFPVAVDRERALVGSWYEIFPRSIGAYQAPDGSWVSGTLRTAAEGLDRIAGMGFDVVYLTPIHPIGTTARKGKNNTLTAMPGDPGSPYAIGSPDGGHDAIDPVLGTFGDFDAFVGRARELGMEVAMDFALQCSPDHPWVVEHPEWFTTRADGTIAYAENPPKKYQDIYPLNFDNDPEGIYAEIVRILELWVAHGVTIFRVDNPHTKPVAFWQRLLAEFRERHPEVIFLAEAFTQPPMMQTLGAIGFHQSYTYFAWRNERGEIEDYLRELAYESDSRLRPAFWPTTHDILTPYMQNGGRNAFMIRAILAATGSPTWGIYSGYELVEREPRPGFEEQNDNEKYEYKPRDFEAVRRNGVEGLLTRLNEIRSRHVALQRLRNVHINGSTDEKILSFTKIARRSEVADSRAHVAPAQTTTTGAPWPTVVAEDPNEVADAVIVVVNLDAYTARNAELYLDLSLFGARANGDEPVLEVTDELTGETYHWNSHPFVRLDPSNRPAHILSVKVIK from the coding sequence ATGTCCCGTCCCCTTTCTTCCGAAGTCCCGTCAGATCCTCTCGCGCATACGCCAGAGCCGGCCACTACGCCTGGTGGCGAGCCGCGTTCGAAGGCGAAGCACGCAGCCACACCGGTGAAGGGGCCGGTTTCTCACACGTCCCCGTCGGCCCCCTCGGGTGCTGTGCCGGCGTCGGTGTTGGGTTCGTCCGCGCCAGCTGGCAACCCGTTTGGTGTGCCACAGCCTGCCCCGTTCGCGCCGGTGGGGCGCATCCCGATTGTTGATATCTCGCCCAAACTGGCGGATGGTGCCTGGGCGGTGAAGGGCACGGAGCACGAGGCGTTCCCGGTACGTGCCACGATTTTCCGCGAGGGCCACGATCTGTTCGCGGCCGAGGCGGTGCTCGTGGATCCGCAGGGTCATGTTGCCCAGAGGGTGCCGATGGTGGATATTGCGCCTGGTCTTCGGCGTCACGAAGCGTGGCTCACGCCTACGGCGCCTGGCCGCTGGACGTTCTATATTTCGGCTTGGTCGGATCCGTGGGCCACGTGGCGCCACAATGCTGAGATCAAGCTCGCCGCCGGCCAAGATATCGAGCTCGTATTCCTCGAGGGGCAGGCGCTCCTGGCGCGTGCCGCGAAGGGCGCACCGGCGTCGTCGGGCGAGCACGAAACGTTCCTTGCGGCCGGGGCCGCAACGATGAATACGCAGGCCACCGCGCGCGAACGCTACGCGAGCGCCACGAACCCGTCGGTGCTGGCCGCGCTGGAGAAGTACCCGCTGCGGGATCTCGAATCGCATTCGGCGTCGTTCCCGGTGGCGGTGGATCGCGAGCGCGCGCTCGTGGGCTCGTGGTACGAGATCTTCCCGCGCTCGATCGGCGCTTATCAGGCACCGGACGGCTCGTGGGTGTCGGGCACGTTGCGCACGGCGGCCGAGGGCCTGGATCGAATCGCTGGCATGGGGTTCGACGTCGTCTACCTCACCCCGATCCATCCGATCGGCACCACCGCCCGCAAGGGGAAGAACAACACGCTCACGGCGATGCCGGGCGATCCTGGCAGCCCGTACGCGATCGGCTCACCCGATGGCGGGCACGATGCGATCGATCCCGTGCTCGGAACGTTCGGAGATTTCGATGCGTTCGTTGGGCGCGCACGCGAGCTCGGCATGGAGGTTGCGATGGATTTCGCGCTCCAGTGCTCGCCCGATCACCCGTGGGTTGTGGAGCATCCCGAGTGGTTCACCACGCGGGCAGACGGCACGATCGCCTATGCGGAGAACCCGCCAAAGAAATATCAAGATATTTACCCGCTGAACTTTGATAACGATCCGGAGGGTATTTACGCCGAGATCGTGCGGATTCTGGAGCTGTGGGTGGCCCACGGGGTCACGATCTTCCGCGTTGATAACCCGCACACCAAGCCTGTGGCGTTCTGGCAGCGCCTGCTGGCTGAGTTCCGCGAGCGCCACCCGGAGGTGATCTTCCTGGCGGAGGCGTTCACTCAGCCGCCGATGATGCAAACGCTTGGCGCGATTGGCTTTCACCAGTCCTACACGTATTTCGCGTGGCGCAACGAACGCGGCGAGATCGAGGATTACCTGCGCGAGCTCGCCTACGAGTCCGATTCGCGTCTGCGCCCGGCGTTCTGGCCAACGACTCACGATATCCTCACGCCCTACATGCAAAACGGTGGGCGCAACGCGTTCATGATCCGCGCGATCCTCGCAGCTACCGGCTCGCCCACGTGGGGTATCTACTCGGGCTACGAGCTGGTGGAGCGTGAGCCACGCCCAGGCTTCGAGGAGCAGAACGACAACGAAAAGTACGAATACAAGCCCCGCGATTTTGAGGCCGTGCGCCGCAACGGAGTGGAAGGGTTGCTCACGCGCCTGAACGAGATTCGCTCACGCCACGTGGCTTTGCAACGCCTACGCAACGTACATATCAACGGCTCAACGGATGAGAAAATCCTGTCGTTTACGAAGATCGCACGACGTAGCGAGGTTGCCGATTCTCGTGCGCACGTTGCACCGGCGCAAACGACAACGACGGGCGCTCCCTGGCCCACCGTCGTCGCGGAGGATCCGAACGAGGTTGCGGACGCCGTGATCGTCGTGGTGAACCTCGATGCGTACACGGCACGCAACGCGGAACTCTACCTGGATCTGAGCCTGTTCGGCGCCCGGGCAAACGGCGACGAGCCGGTGCTCGAGGTCACTGATGAGCTCACTGGCGAAACCTACCACTGGAACAGCCACCCGTTCGTCCGTCTCGATCCGTCCAACCGTCCCGCCCACATCCTGTCTGTGAAGGTGATTAAGTGA
- the treS gene encoding maltose alpha-D-glucosyltransferase translates to MTSKITFPSAERNGLSDDPEWYRSAVFYEVLLRAFGDTTGSGVGDLAGLTSHLDYLEWLGVDCIWIPPFYPSPLRDGGYDISDYENVDPIYGSIEDFQALVEAAHKRGIRVIIDLVMNHTSDAHPWFQASRRDPHGPYGDFYVWSDTDEKYADARIIFVDTETSNWTYDSVRGQYYWHRFFSHQPDLNYENPKVREAMFDMVRFWARMGLDGFRLDAVPYLFEEEGTNCENLPRTHEFLADLRAMVDEEFPGTILLAEANQWPADVVEYFGTDERPECHMCFHFPVMPRIYYALRDERAAAIRDILRDTPQPPAGGQWGTFLRNHDELTLEMVTNDERVAMYDWYASDPRMRANVGIRRRLAPLLENSRPQIELANALLLSLPGSPYLYYGDEIGMGDNIWLPDRDSVRTPMQWSPDRNAGFSDADPGKLYLPTIQSLVYHYQAINVEAQVAQPNSLLHWNHDVLAVRDRYPVLGRGDFTMLDSSNESVLAFLRSNDEQVVLCVMNLASTPRSVTVSVPGYEGWQSWDAFGGGEFPSIADSGEITLTLSARDFFWLELTNPAAKQAPIAPEEADLDNPGVGQAFDAATGELLE, encoded by the coding sequence GTGACTTCGAAAATTACGTTCCCCTCAGCCGAACGCAACGGACTGAGCGACGATCCGGAATGGTACCGCAGCGCCGTCTTCTACGAGGTGTTACTGCGGGCGTTCGGCGACACCACGGGATCCGGCGTCGGCGATCTCGCCGGGCTCACCTCGCATCTCGACTACCTTGAGTGGCTCGGCGTGGATTGCATCTGGATCCCGCCGTTCTACCCGTCGCCTCTTCGCGACGGCGGATACGACATCTCGGACTACGAAAACGTCGATCCGATCTACGGATCCATCGAGGATTTCCAGGCGCTCGTTGAGGCCGCCCACAAGCGCGGAATCCGCGTGATTATCGACCTGGTGATGAACCATACCTCCGATGCTCACCCGTGGTTCCAAGCTTCGCGCCGTGATCCTCACGGACCGTACGGCGATTTCTACGTATGGTCGGATACGGACGAAAAGTACGCCGATGCGCGGATCATCTTTGTGGATACGGAAACCTCAAACTGGACGTACGATTCGGTGCGCGGGCAGTACTACTGGCACCGTTTCTTCTCCCACCAGCCGGATCTTAACTACGAGAATCCGAAAGTACGCGAAGCCATGTTCGACATGGTCCGCTTCTGGGCACGCATGGGACTCGATGGCTTCCGACTCGACGCCGTGCCCTACCTGTTCGAAGAGGAAGGCACGAACTGCGAAAACCTTCCCCGCACGCACGAGTTCCTTGCGGATCTGCGCGCGATGGTGGATGAAGAATTCCCCGGCACGATCCTGCTGGCCGAGGCAAACCAGTGGCCGGCGGACGTGGTGGAGTACTTCGGCACCGACGAGCGCCCCGAGTGCCACATGTGCTTCCACTTCCCCGTGATGCCGCGCATCTACTATGCGCTCCGCGATGAGCGTGCAGCCGCCATCCGCGATATTTTGCGCGATACTCCGCAGCCGCCTGCGGGCGGCCAGTGGGGCACGTTCTTGCGCAACCACGACGAACTCACGCTCGAAATGGTGACGAACGACGAGCGCGTGGCCATGTACGACTGGTATGCCTCGGATCCGCGGATGCGGGCAAACGTCGGGATCCGGCGCCGCCTCGCTCCTCTGCTCGAGAATTCGCGCCCACAGATCGAGCTAGCGAACGCTCTGCTACTTTCCCTCCCCGGTAGCCCGTATCTGTATTACGGCGACGAGATCGGCATGGGCGATAACATCTGGCTCCCCGATCGCGATTCGGTGCGCACGCCAATGCAGTGGAGCCCCGATCGCAACGCGGGCTTCTCAGATGCAGATCCGGGCAAGCTCTACCTGCCAACGATCCAGTCGCTTGTGTACCACTATCAGGCGATCAACGTCGAAGCACAGGTAGCGCAACCGAACTCGCTGTTGCATTGGAACCACGACGTTTTGGCCGTGCGTGATCGCTACCCCGTTCTCGGGCGCGGCGATTTCACCATGCTCGATTCGTCCAACGAATCCGTGCTCGCCTTCCTCCGCTCGAACGACGAGCAGGTGGTGCTGTGTGTGATGAACCTGGCGTCCACTCCGCGTTCGGTCACAGTGAGCGTGCCCGGATACGAAGGATGGCAAAGCTGGGACGCTTTTGGTGGAGGCGAGTTCCCGTCCATCGCCGATTCTGGCGAGATCACACTCACTCTCTCGGCGCGCGATTTCTTCTGGCTCGAGCTCACAAACCCTGCCGCGAAACAGGCACCGATCGCGCCGGAAGAGGCAGACCTCGATAACCCCGGCGTCGGGCAGGCCTTCGACGCCGCAACCGGTGAGCTCTTAGAATAA
- a CDS encoding ABC transporter permease: MIRFLTRYAPTVALVGALLVAWELWVRVFGGPIALVSAPSDIALATVQTWDTLGGATWITTIEGVTGFLLAIALGVLTGITLYASPIARRTLFPLLSAAQTMPLISIAPLFLIWFGFEISGKIAIVTIFAMFPIAVQTIRGLEAVPQFYSDVALTSGATPAWTLWHVKLRVAARQIFGGIRVSSAYVFATAATAEYLGGRGGLGIWIQAAYNSFRTPLIFSATFVIIALTALLVGAVNLTERALIGPADDDDFDN; encoded by the coding sequence ATGATCCGTTTTCTCACGCGCTACGCGCCCACGGTCGCGCTCGTCGGTGCACTCCTCGTTGCGTGGGAACTGTGGGTGCGCGTATTCGGCGGCCCGATCGCGCTTGTGTCTGCGCCGAGCGACATCGCGCTCGCCACCGTCCAAACGTGGGACACCCTCGGCGGGGCAACTTGGATCACCACAATCGAAGGCGTCACCGGTTTCCTCCTCGCGATTGCTCTCGGCGTACTCACGGGGATCACGCTCTACGCCTCGCCTATCGCCCGCCGCACACTCTTCCCCCTGCTCTCGGCAGCGCAAACCATGCCGCTCATCTCGATCGCGCCACTGTTCCTCATCTGGTTCGGGTTCGAAATCTCCGGCAAAATCGCCATTGTCACTATTTTCGCGATGTTCCCCATCGCTGTTCAGACGATCCGCGGCCTCGAGGCTGTGCCGCAGTTCTACTCAGACGTGGCACTGACCTCGGGGGCCACGCCTGCGTGGACCCTGTGGCACGTCAAGCTGCGTGTCGCCGCGCGGCAAATCTTCGGCGGGATCCGCGTCAGCTCAGCGTACGTGTTCGCGACGGCGGCGACGGCCGAATACTTGGGTGGCCGCGGCGGCCTCGGAATCTGGATCCAGGCGGCCTATAACTCGTTCCGAACGCCACTCATTTTCTCCGCAACGTTCGTGATTATTGCGCTCACGGCCCTGCTCGTTGGCGCCGTGAACCTCACTGAACGTGCGCTGATCGGCCCCGCCGACGACGACGATTTCGACAACTAG
- a CDS encoding ABC transporter substrate-binding protein encodes MKTSALRTFAALTLSALALAACSAPSSAPSSGASGAPASTSQDLRKVNFMLSWVPDTNHIGVYVARNKGFYAEEGLDVGILAVAQAGAEQAVNNGLADFALSNMSNIGSLSLQDVHLTQVLQVQQRPSAIWCSLASNAAITRPKDLDGKVFATFGANEDSAIVKRMIQGDGGRGEFDSVTVGTSTFHVLQAGKADFGGFYSTWEGVEAQLKGPKLNCFEGEKYGVPGNPNEIGVITKADTAKKDPAFVKAFTQATKRGYEYAYAHPDEAGEILVAEAKKDGMEVDPALAKASMKFIVDGKFWGDPAKIADGSFALGTADVAGAQAYYDFLAKAGGTYQDAKGNPVSTAPKASELATDQFLK; translated from the coding sequence ATGAAAACTTCTGCCCTGCGCACTTTTGCCGCGCTCACGCTGTCCGCGCTCGCTCTGGCCGCATGCTCGGCCCCGTCGTCGGCTCCCTCCTCCGGCGCCTCTGGCGCTCCCGCCTCCACCTCCCAGGACCTACGCAAAGTGAACTTCATGCTCTCGTGGGTACCCGACACGAACCACATCGGCGTCTACGTGGCCCGCAACAAAGGCTTCTACGCAGAAGAAGGCCTCGACGTGGGCATCCTCGCCGTCGCCCAGGCCGGCGCAGAGCAGGCCGTCAACAACGGTCTGGCCGATTTCGCTCTGTCCAACATGTCCAATATCGGCTCGCTTTCCCTCCAAGACGTACACCTGACGCAAGTGTTGCAAGTCCAGCAGCGCCCGAGCGCGATCTGGTGCTCGCTCGCGTCGAATGCGGCCATCACGCGCCCGAAGGATCTCGACGGCAAGGTTTTCGCCACGTTCGGCGCGAATGAAGATTCCGCGATCGTCAAGCGCATGATCCAAGGCGACGGCGGGCGCGGCGAATTCGATTCGGTGACCGTGGGCACCTCCACGTTCCACGTGCTCCAGGCCGGCAAGGCCGATTTCGGCGGCTTCTACTCCACCTGGGAAGGGGTGGAAGCTCAGCTCAAGGGGCCAAAGCTCAACTGTTTCGAGGGTGAAAAGTACGGCGTTCCGGGAAACCCGAACGAGATCGGTGTGATCACGAAGGCAGATACGGCCAAGAAGGATCCCGCGTTCGTTAAGGCGTTCACGCAGGCCACCAAGCGCGGCTACGAGTACGCCTACGCCCACCCGGATGAGGCCGGAGAGATCCTCGTGGCCGAAGCGAAGAAGGACGGCATGGAGGTTGATCCGGCGCTCGCGAAAGCATCCATGAAATTCATTGTGGACGGCAAGTTCTGGGGCGATCCGGCGAAGATCGCGGACGGCTCGTTCGCGCTCGGCACCGCGGATGTCGCCGGCGCGCAGGCCTACTACGATTTCCTCGCCAAGGCGGGCGGCACCTACCAGGACGCGAAGGGCAACCCGGTGAGCACGGCCCCGAAGGCGAGCGAGTTGGCGACGGACCAGTTCCTCAAGTGA
- the trpS gene encoding tryptophan--tRNA ligase: MSESHAEEALENATSDASLEHARAVSNKIQAAIDDDPSQFRVLTGARPTGHLHIGHYFGALKNWVSLQQRGVETWLLIADYQVITDRDSVGPMRERVYSLLTDYLAVGMDPEETTIFAHSQVPELNELMLPFLSIVTDAELRRNPTVKAELEATDGRPMSGLLLTYPVHQAADILFAKANLVPVGKDQLPHLEQARVIADRFDRRYGKKGAKRVFPRPQGLLSEAESVLGLDGQKMSKSRHNTIELRMSEDETAKLVKKAVTDSDRFITWDPVGRPEVSNLLLIAGLATGRDPREIAEEIGNGGGGTLKNYVTEALNEHLAPVRARRAELEADPAFLESVLQRGVERAREQAAATLTEVHEALGMSY; the protein is encoded by the coding sequence ATGAGCGAATCTCACGCTGAAGAGGCCCTCGAGAACGCAACATCGGATGCGTCGCTTGAGCATGCCCGCGCAGTGTCGAACAAGATCCAGGCAGCGATCGACGACGATCCGAGCCAGTTCCGCGTGCTCACCGGCGCGCGTCCCACCGGCCACCTCCACATCGGCCACTATTTCGGCGCCCTGAAGAACTGGGTGAGCCTCCAGCAGCGCGGCGTGGAAACCTGGCTCCTGATTGCGGATTACCAGGTGATCACGGATCGCGATTCGGTGGGCCCGATGCGTGAGCGCGTGTACTCGCTCCTGACGGATTACCTTGCGGTCGGCATGGATCCGGAAGAGACCACGATCTTCGCCCATTCGCAGGTGCCCGAGCTCAACGAGCTCATGCTCCCGTTCCTCTCAATCGTCACGGATGCGGAGTTGCGCCGTAACCCCACAGTGAAGGCAGAGCTCGAGGCCACCGATGGCCGCCCGATGTCCGGCCTTCTCCTCACCTACCCGGTGCACCAGGCTGCGGATATTCTTTTCGCCAAGGCGAACCTCGTGCCGGTGGGCAAGGATCAGCTTCCGCACCTCGAGCAAGCGCGCGTGATCGCCGATCGTTTCGATCGTCGTTATGGCAAGAAGGGCGCAAAGCGCGTCTTCCCACGCCCGCAGGGGCTCTTGTCCGAGGCTGAGTCCGTGCTGGGTCTGGACGGCCAGAAAATGAGCAAGTCGCGCCACAACACGATCGAGCTTCGCATGAGCGAGGACGAAACTGCCAAGCTCGTGAAGAAGGCTGTGACCGATTCTGATCGCTTCATCACGTGGGATCCGGTTGGCCGCCCTGAGGTGTCCAACTTACTCCTCATCGCCGGCCTCGCAACCGGCCGCGATCCGCGCGAAATCGCCGAGGAGATCGGCAATGGTGGCGGCGGAACGCTCAAGAACTACGTCACCGAGGCGCTCAACGAGCACCTCGCCCCCGTTCGTGCGCGCCGCGCAGAGCTGGAGGCCGATCCGGCGTTCCTCGAGTCCGTCCTTCAGCGGGGCGTGGAGCGGGCACGCGAGCAGGCGGCCGCCACGCTCACAGAAGTCCACGAGGCTCTCGGAATGAGCTACTAA
- a CDS encoding glycogen/starch/alpha-glucan phosphorylase, translating to MFDSNLIGTQVRAVSGRNPMSGTSMEYWQALASTVVAALADNWQATEERYNASRMQHYFSAEFLMGRALYNNLSNLGLVKDAEKALADLGQNLSDVLEEEHDAALGNGGLGRLAACFLDSSITQDFPVRGYGILYRYGLFKQYFENGFQEEEPDSWMEEGYPFVIRREEAQRRVKFDDLEVRALPYDMPITGFGTKNVGTLRLWKAEPIDEFDYNAFNAQDFTGAIVEREKVSDISRVLYPNDSSYEGKVLRVRQQYFFVSASLQAIVENELKQYGTLDGFGEHNSIQLNDTHPVISIPELMRILLDEHGYTWEKAWDIVSHTFAYTNHTVLAEALETWEVSIFAQLFGRILEIVNEIDRRFRMELAEAGYDQGKIDYMAPVSDGRVKMAWIACYASFSINGVAAIHTEIIKRDTLHDWHDIWPEKFNNKTNGVTPRRWLHQCNTRLSALLTELSGSEAWVKDLDKLADLAKYADDASVLDRVNEIKHANKVDFAAWIKNRQGIEINPEAIYDTQIKRLHEYKRQLMNALYILDLYFKIKDNPSVEVPPRVFIFGAKAAPGYVMAKAIIKLINMIADMVNDDADVAGRLKVVFVENYNVSPAEHIIPASDVSEQISMAGKEASGTSNMKFMMNGALTLGTMDGANVEIVDAVGHENAYIFGALEEELPQLKANYNPAEVAAATPGLQRVLSALVDGTLDDGGTGQFAAIHKSLYEGNGWDGPDMYYVIGDFASYREAKDRMAADYYADRRAWAKMAWINICASGRFSSDRTIRDYAREVWKLEPQAI from the coding sequence ATGTTCGATTCCAACCTGATCGGCACGCAGGTGCGTGCGGTCTCAGGCCGCAATCCGATGTCCGGCACCTCAATGGAGTACTGGCAGGCTCTCGCGTCCACAGTTGTCGCGGCGCTGGCGGATAACTGGCAGGCCACGGAAGAGCGCTACAACGCTTCCCGCATGCAACACTACTTCTCGGCAGAGTTCCTCATGGGCCGAGCACTCTACAACAACCTCTCCAACCTCGGTCTCGTGAAGGACGCGGAGAAGGCGCTCGCCGATCTGGGTCAGAACCTGTCGGATGTTCTTGAAGAAGAGCACGATGCAGCTCTGGGCAACGGCGGTCTCGGCCGCCTCGCCGCGTGCTTCCTGGATTCGTCCATCACGCAAGATTTCCCGGTGCGCGGCTACGGCATTCTCTACCGTTACGGCCTGTTTAAGCAGTACTTCGAGAACGGCTTCCAGGAGGAAGAGCCGGATTCGTGGATGGAGGAGGGCTACCCGTTCGTCATCCGCCGCGAGGAGGCCCAGCGCCGCGTGAAGTTCGACGATCTCGAGGTGCGCGCACTTCCTTACGATATGCCGATCACCGGTTTCGGCACGAAGAACGTGGGCACGCTACGCCTGTGGAAGGCCGAGCCGATCGACGAGTTCGATTACAACGCGTTTAACGCCCAGGATTTCACCGGCGCTATCGTGGAGCGCGAGAAGGTGTCGGATATTTCGCGCGTGCTCTACCCGAACGATTCGTCGTATGAGGGCAAGGTTCTGCGCGTGCGCCAGCAGTACTTCTTCGTGTCCGCCTCGCTTCAGGCGATCGTGGAGAACGAACTCAAGCAGTACGGTACGCTCGATGGTTTCGGCGAGCACAACTCGATTCAGCTCAACGATACGCACCCGGTGATTTCGATTCCGGAGCTCATGCGTATTCTGCTCGACGAGCACGGCTACACCTGGGAGAAGGCGTGGGATATTGTTTCCCACACCTTCGCTTACACAAACCACACGGTTCTCGCAGAAGCACTCGAGACCTGGGAAGTTTCGATCTTTGCACAGCTCTTTGGCCGTATCCTGGAGATCGTCAACGAGATCGATCGCCGCTTCCGCATGGAGCTGGCCGAGGCCGGTTACGATCAGGGCAAGATCGATTACATGGCGCCGGTGAGCGATGGCCGCGTGAAGATGGCGTGGATCGCTTGCTACGCGTCGTTCTCGATCAACGGCGTGGCCGCGATCCACACCGAGATCATCAAGCGCGATACGCTCCACGATTGGCACGATATTTGGCCGGAGAAGTTCAACAACAAGACGAACGGCGTGACGCCGCGTCGTTGGCTCCACCAGTGCAACACCCGTCTTTCTGCGCTGCTGACCGAGCTTTCGGGTTCCGAGGCGTGGGTGAAGGATCTTGATAAGCTCGCGGACCTGGCGAAGTACGCGGACGACGCCTCGGTGCTCGATCGAGTCAACGAGATCAAGCACGCGAATAAGGTTGATTTCGCGGCGTGGATCAAGAACCGCCAGGGCATTGAGATTAACCCGGAGGCGATCTACGATACGCAGATCAAGCGCCTGCACGAGTACAAGCGCCAGCTGATGAACGCGCTGTACATCCTGGATCTGTACTTCAAGATCAAGGACAATCCGAGCGTCGAGGTGCCGCCGCGCGTGTTCATTTTCGGCGCGAAGGCTGCCCCGGGTTACGTGATGGCGAAGGCGATCATCAAGCTGATCAACATGATCGCGGATATGGTCAACGATGATGCGGACGTGGCCGGCCGTCTGAAGGTTGTGTTCGTGGAGAACTACAACGTTTCGCCTGCTGAGCACATTATTCCGGCGTCGGATGTCTCGGAGCAGATCTCGATGGCTGGTAAGGAAGCCTCGGGTACCTCGAACATGAAGTTCATGATGAACGGCGCTTTGACGCTGGGCACGATGGACGGCGCGAACGTGGAGATCGTGGACGCGGTTGGCCACGAGAACGCCTACATTTTCGGCGCTCTGGAGGAGGAGCTGCCCCAGCTGAAGGCGAACTACAACCCGGCCGAGGTTGCGGCCGCTACCCCGGGTCTGCAGCGTGTGCTGTCGGCTCTGGTGGATGGCACGCTCGACGACGGCGGCACGGGCCAGTTCGCGGCGATCCACAAGTCGCTCTACGAGGGTAACGGCTGGGATGGCCCGGACATGTACTACGTGATCGGCGATTTCGCCTCCTACCGCGAGGCGAAGGATCGTATGGCCGCGGATTATTACGCTGACCGCCGTGCGTGGGCGAAGATGGCGTGGATCAACATTTGCGCCTCGGGCCGCTTCTCCTCGGATCGTACGATCCGTGATTACGCCCGCGAGGTGTGGAAGCTGGAGCCGCAGGCGATCTGA
- a CDS encoding nucleoside hydrolase encodes MSDARPALFVDVDTGVDDALALAYLLGQLSAGVGVPGAGAKRTGAGTGLGAGAGVADAGAPDFADLAVIASYGNVAQTTSERNTWAVLDLLGCTDVPVFAGASSPSWANAFIPDAGCAIFHGVNGLGGVDAVRFGGASTNGIVPAADLEAGVALLAARDPCLSVGGYVPGDPHANPAWGSAREFVGTGQAAQLFATRLGEATASDGQTGEMSAAAHPGVPTPSSSRVGGVNGETVPLSAGASEVIRALERGPVQLITLGPLTTAAQVVRHRPDLLERLSVVSMAGALDEPGNCWDGVSETNVIQDPQAADTVFASAANVTVVGLDVTHRCLLPASAVESWRGTPAGDFFAEIARFSIRANAASDPIFARGMPLHDPLAVACALDTTYVRCEELPLRVQLETRGAAVRGRTVAAGAGFPTSGRYVHVALEVDSRRFVEDLCSAVATAVGAA; translated from the coding sequence GTGAGCGACGCGCGCCCGGCCCTGTTCGTCGACGTCGACACCGGCGTCGACGACGCCCTCGCGCTCGCCTACCTCCTGGGCCAGCTGAGCGCGGGGGTGGGCGTTCCGGGCGCCGGGGCAAAGCGCACGGGCGCAGGTACCGGGCTCGGAGCCGGTGCGGGAGTTGCCGACGCCGGTGCGCCCGATTTCGCCGACCTGGCAGTGATCGCCTCCTACGGTAACGTTGCACAGACGACATCGGAGCGTAACACGTGGGCCGTGCTCGACCTCCTGGGGTGCACAGACGTTCCCGTGTTCGCGGGCGCGAGCAGCCCATCGTGGGCGAACGCGTTCATTCCCGACGCCGGGTGCGCAATATTCCACGGAGTCAACGGCTTAGGCGGTGTGGACGCGGTGCGATTCGGCGGCGCCTCGACGAACGGGATTGTTCCGGCCGCAGACCTTGAGGCGGGGGTGGCGTTGCTCGCTGCCCGGGACCCGTGCCTGTCGGTGGGCGGCTATGTGCCCGGCGATCCGCATGCGAATCCCGCGTGGGGGAGCGCTCGCGAGTTCGTGGGGACTGGCCAAGCGGCGCAACTGTTCGCCACTCGATTGGGCGAGGCAACGGCGTCGGACGGGCAGACGGGCGAGATGTCCGCGGCTGCTCACCCGGGTGTGCCGACGCCGTCGAGCTCCCGAGTCGGCGGCGTGAACGGCGAAACCGTGCCGTTGAGTGCTGGAGCTAGCGAAGTGATCCGTGCGCTCGAGCGCGGGCCGGTTCAGCTGATTACGCTCGGTCCGTTGACTACGGCGGCGCAGGTTGTGCGGCACCGGCCGGACCTACTCGAGCGGCTGTCGGTGGTGTCGATGGCGGGCGCGCTCGACGAGCCCGGGAACTGCTGGGACGGCGTGAGCGAAACGAACGTGATCCAGGATCCGCAGGCAGCGGACACGGTTTTCGCCTCGGCCGCCAATGTGACTGTTGTGGGCCTGGACGTGACCCACCGTTGCCTGCTTCCCGCGAGCGCCGTTGAATCCTGGCGTGGTACGCCGGCAGGCGACTTTTTCGCTGAGATTGCGCGCTTTTCGATCCGTGCGAACGCGGCTTCGGATCCGATTTTCGCCCGCGGGATGCCGCTCCACGACCCGCTCGCCGTGGCCTGCGCTCTTGACACCACCTACGTGCGTTGCGAGGAGCTTCCCCTTCGGGTCCAGTTGGAAACGCGCGGTGCTGCCGTACGCGGGCGGACCGTCGCGGCGGGTGCCGGCTTCCCGACGTCGGGGCGGTATGTGCATGTTGCGCTTGAGGTGGATTCGCGGCGGTTCGTGGAGGATTTATGTTCTGCCGTCGCGACGGCGGTCGGCGCCGCCTAA